The genomic DNA ataagcattcacacccctgagtcaatactctgtagaagcacctttggcagcgattatagctgtgtgtctttctgggtaagtctctaagagctttccaaatctgcattgtgcaacatttgcccattacaaaaaaaaaaatcaattctgtcaaattggttgttgatcattgctacacaACCATATTCAGGTCTTGCCAAAGATCTTCAAGTAGATTTTAGTCAAAACAGttaaggccactcaggaacattcactctcttcttggtaagcaactccagtgtagatttggcctcatGTTTTAggatattgtcctgctgaaaggtgaattccactcccagtatctggtggaaagcagacagcCTGGTTCTccgctaggattttgcctgtgcttagctccattctgtttcatCCTTTAAAACCCAGTCCCCAGTCCTTAACGGTTACTAGCTTAtgcaacatgatgcagccaccactatactcGGAAATTTTGGAGTGtgttactcagtaatgtgttgtgttggatttaacACGTTCtaacactttctattcaggacaaaagtttttttgcagtattactttattgccttgttgcaaacaggaagcaTGTTTTGGAAAATTTTTAGTCTGTACatgcttccttattttcactccaTCAACTAGGTTAATATTGTGTTGTaccatcctcagtgttctatcatagccattaaattctgcaactattttaaagtcatcattggcctcatggtgaaatccctgagcagtttccttcctttccggcaaCTGGGTCAGGAagaacgcctgtatctttgtagagattgggtgtattgatacaccatccaaagtgtaattaataacttcaccattctcaaagggatattctgTGACTTAAGGAAATTAAATCAAacattgtcacatgcgccaaatacaacaagaaCCTTAACATGAAatatttacttacaagcccttaaccaacagtgccgttcaagaagagttaagaaaatacttgcaaaataaacaaaagtacttAAAAATGTAACaccataaaataacaataacgaggctatatacaggtggtaccggtaccgtTTCGTCAGTGTGcaggaggtacaggttagttgaggtaatttgcacatgtaggtaggggtgaagtgactagggggggggggggggggggggtcaatgtaaatagtccggtggccattttattaattgttcagtagtcttatggcttgggggtagaatctgttaaggagccttttggtcctagacctggtgctcctgtaccgcttgtcgtgcggtcACAGaggaaacagtctatgactttggggactggagtctgacaatttaaTGGGCTTTCCtctaacaccacctgttaaataggtactggatggcaggaaccttggccccagtgatgtactgggtcgtacgcactaccctccttacggtcagatgccgagcagttgccataccacgtGGTGACACAACCgagcaggatgctctcgatggtgcagctgtagaactttgaggatctagggacctgagggggaataggttttgttgtgtcctcttcacgactgtcttggtgtgtttggaccatgatagtttgttggtgatgtggacaccaaggcacTTGAAACTCTCAAACCGCTCCACTAAAGCACCGTCAATAGGGGCCTGTTCGACCCACCGTTTCCTGTAGaccacgatcaactcctttgtcttgctcacgttgagggaaaagttgtcctggcaccacactgccagttctctgacctccctataggctctcatATCGTTGCCGGTGATCCAGTCTTTACTCATAGACTTAAGGGGTTGAACACATTTCAGGTTTTCCTTtgtaaacataattccactttgacatgggtTATTATGTATAAGCCAAtgacaaatctaaatgtaattcagcctgtaaaataacattgaaaaaagtcaaggggtatgaatactttctgaaggcaatgtatagCGATTGTGAAGATCGTAACAAACATGCAACCTATGCATGCCatcttgaacatgcacgcttTTTATGATTACCTAAGACATTTGTTAAGGTAGGTTAATGTTACATATGCCTCTTGGAgggggaacgcaacaccctgctacaactcaactccctgTGGAGTGAAAAAAAGTATGTGGCCGTAGGTGCGGAGGAAGGACGATAGAGGCAGAGAAAATGACCTTTTACAGGGAATTTATTATTCCTAACACGGTATTGTTGGGAAAAGGGCTGGACGGAcccaaagcaaagaaagttaaAGTTAAAGAgaaccctctcctaccttacctgccttccCACTACTTACCCAATCTTTCAGCACCTCCTGGCatgctaaccaaaatacaggtggTGGTCCGCCCAGATCTTACCTAGTGTGCGTAGACAGTAAATAATACGGGTTACGCATGCCCGCAGGCCTCTAGCCTAAACACTCCCAATGTGCATTCCCCTTCACCCCCAGGAACAAATAAAACAAAGTAATTACTAACTTAAAGTGAAGAATTGCAATAATCAAAAACTCTAAGTCCTATTGGCATACACATACCTCAGAAAGCCGCTATAAAATACTTTTAACAAAACTGTTTCctgaaatgcacacacacatacaaacccacaacaacacagaaactggggaacgtaacagctaacctcaaaatgtggccatgtaTGTGTTACTttgatggaactatccaagcagaagatctccttaaaatgttgatatttggttgcattgacaaccaaacacaattcaaaagtgaatccaacatattaatgATTAACTTGAAGATGACATTTAAAATCACCCAAAGCTTGAAGCCCTAGGCCTATATATATTGTACATTTTTTGTTGAACCCTGGATGGAATACAAACAATGGCTGTTGATGACTTTGAATatgctatataggcctaaatagtcTCATTGATGATATATGACTTATAAcgtatggttacatttcatttgctctgttaaacctaccttTTGGAATGATTTTGATAGCAATAGTGAATATAGTTATTAAGAGATCTCTCAAAAATCACTCAACAATCATTCTTGAGATAGCACATAGgtgacaaatatcaaagctaAGCAGAGCTGGGTTTAATTAAAACCCAGGATGGGAGACCCAATaaatagctgtagatagatcacctctccagtaggaggtgctgcctaGCCAATTGTCTTTTTCTGATACTGGATATAACGTTGAAGAATTTATAGTTTCAAAtttacaaattcaacatattttatacgcTGAAAATGAATTACAGTCATGACATatatcctgtggttgaaattccaccatcaaaacaacagtttacgttgattacttttttccaatccaatgtattttccacgtcacaatacattgacaaattacgttgaaatGTTGACtaaaccagtttgtgcccagtgggatattcCGGTATGTAATCGTAATTTACAGTTTACCTCAGACTATTATTGCTGCCATTTTCAAAGAAATAGTTATTAAACAAAGCTTAGTCTGGGGACAACTATACAGTAAGCACTTAGCACTGGACTTTTGTGTGCTGAACATACAGCATTATGAAGAATTTCAACTCAGTTTGACTTCACAAACTATCTTGAAAACTATATAGCACTATTATTGTGGAGTGTGAAACATCCCCTCATATTAGTTTGCTGGTGGTGTGACTCCtgtcataatttttttttttaaatccccacAGACACCGCCACCATGTCAAAGAAGATGGTCATTCAGCAGCCCAATCACTTTGTTCAGGCCGTCACATCAAACCAATGGAGCTCCGAAATCTGTGACTGCACCCAGGATATGTCTTCCtgtaagagagtgtgtgtgtgtgtgtgtgtgtgtgtgtgtgtgtgtgtgtgtgtgtgtgtgtgtgtgtgtgtgtgtgtgtgtgtgtgtgtgtgtgtgtgtgtgtgtgtgtgtgtgcgtgcgcatgcgtGCTTGCATGTGTTCGTGTGCGTCTGTTACCACTCGATTCCATTCAATCGATAAACTATGCTTGTATCAATCAACAAAGAGAACATCCTGTTCACTGTGATTTCTTGTCCTCTATATCCTTCTATAGGTTGCTTTGCGTTCTGGTGCTTCCCCTGTTTTGCCTGTATAACAGCGAAAGAGGCTGGGGAGTGTCTGTGTCTGCCTCTGCTAGACGGTTACAGCCTCATCCCCCCAGCCACCATGTCCATGAGGGTGGGCATGCGCCAGCGCTACGGCATCGAGGTACGGACACACAGAACCTCATGCTCTAGTCTATTCTCTGAAGCCTTGATGTTTGCTTTAGATTTAATTTACTGACTTAGCTTGGCATGTCTTATGACTAGAGCCCTGGGTTGTTCCTGACTGATCATATGATCTGACCAGGAAATACTCTGGGCCTTATAGTTATAGGCAATATGTACAGGTATGACTATTGGTGTAGATGTTGTATTATGGAAAAATGTTGTGTCCATAGAAATTAGGTATATTTCCCAGTTCCTTTGACACTGTTCTTGTGAACGTGTGTAATGTCTCGTAGTAGTCTACATctatcagtccctccatctctccagtaATTCATGATGTTTCCCTCACCTTAGCCAACTTCTAATCTGATCTCAGAACTGTCCTAACCAGTTTTCCGTAACTTCTTGCTCAGGGAGTAggctgggtaccagtctgtctgcACTAACGTTCCACTCCTTGCACTCCCAATCATGCCAAACAAGGAGTTggaatgatagcacaaacagattgGGGACCAGGCTAGTCGGGGAGTAATACATAATGttctgatgatgtcatagtgCTGAACTCCGATCAGATATTCTACCCCCTCTTTGTAATTGATTGACAAATGTAGCCAGTACTAACAGATCCTTAATCAGGTGTAATGtggagtgtctctgtctctccactaaTCTTAGATCAGTTATAATGTGTAACgatgtatctctgtctcctccctaacAGGGCACCATGTGTAATGACTGTGTCTATTCCTTCTTCTGCCTGCCCTGCACCTGGTGTCAAATGTCACGAGAGATGAAGACCCGCCTCCAACCCATCACTCTCATCAATACACACACAAGATAAGGAAAGATCTCACTCTTTCTCATACTCCTCTTCATCATCACTGTCGTGTAGAGTAGGTCAGAAGGCAAACTGAAAAACCTCACCTCTATCAAATAAAAGGATGGTGGACCAGCAAAAGTACTTCTGtgcaagggtgtttatttacatgATGAATCTGGaagaaaaacaacagtactgccatcaaagTATAAGACagctttaaaaattaaaaataaataaaaaaggaggAAAAAattctaattaattaattaataaaaaatatattggtGCCCCATCAACAGCTCAATCCAACATGCCCCCTCCCCTTTAAACTGAAAGGGAGGCAGGTTTTGTAGGGGAAGCCCCTCCCATCAGAAACTACCTAACacaaattaattaagcaattaccaTCATCAAAGCCTACATTTTCCCACTCAGCTAAACATCACAAATTATATACATTGCACATTTGCAATCTGTTTCTCATGATACAATATAACACATTTACAAAATCCCATTACTACTGACATGGTGTCTTCCAACATGCCCATTCACATGCACGAGCCATTCGGAACAGGCACTACAAAGCCAGTCCTATTGCCATAGCTCTGGTCCTTATCCCAGCATACACGGAAGctacagagacggagagaggaatAGAAGCAAACAGAGCACTCATTCATAACATTGATAAGTACAATAAACGTTGCTTAACATGAACGCGTGTCTGTATATTATTTATAccataacaaaaaaagtgtgtAATAAAGTGTGTAATGTAGGTACTAAGATGGCGAAGTTAACTGTCGAACCACATTGCTAACGTAGCTGATAACGGAGCCGGCGACGAGTGTGCATGTGTTCCAAACGCTGCCCGCGGCCAGTTGCGGACTTCTCTGTCACAGTcgcacaccaccatcatcatataTCCATCTTCCTCTTCATCATGGTCATTAGACTAATCATATTATATATCATAAGACATGTGAATGGAATACCAACAATATCATACTTATCGTGGACTACACATTATAGCCTCAGTTGACTCTAATAAATCACTCACTGGCACCAAACCCCTCACCATGTAACGTCACTCAGGCACGTGTACTATTTCGAGCTAGTCTGGGTGTTGTGGAATGTCCAATCTTCATCTTTCACCATGCTGTCACAGGTAGTTCACATTCACAACTTCCTCCCTGTCAAcagctaaatacagtatgtttggTCCGCATAAATACATTTCCAAAACCCTTTTGAAAACTGGACCATTGTATTGCAGAAACATACAATTACGAGAGAAAGTTATGAAAGATTAACAAGGAAAAACAgacattcatatatatatatatatatatatatatatatatacattcagtgcctaaggaaagtattcagactccttgactttttccacattttgttacgttacagccttatctaaaatgtattacaaaaaataatctcagcaatctactcacaattccccataatgacaaagttaaaacaggtttttaagtttgataatttataaaaatgtatttacataagtatttagaccctttgctatgagactcaaaattgagctcagatgcaccctgtttccaatgatcatccatgagatgtttctacaacttgattggagtccacctgtggtaaattcaattgattggacatgatttggaaaggcacacacctgtctatatatatttgtcagagccaaaaccaagcaatgaggtcgaaggaattgtccgtagagctccgagacaggattgtgtcgaggcacagatctggggacgggtaccaagaacacagtggcctccattcttaaatggaagaagtttgagctgtccgcccggccaaactgagcaaccgggagAGAAGGAtcatggtcagggatgtgaccaagaatccgatggtcactcgaTGACAgatctctagagttcctctgtggagatgggagaactttccagaaggacaaccatctctgcagccctccaccaatcaggcctttatggtagagtggcagactgaaaccactcctcagtaaaaggcatatgactgctcgcttggagtttgccaaaaggcagctaaaggactctcagatcctgagatacaagattctctggtctgatgaatcaaagtttgaactatttgacctgaatgccaagcatcatgtctggacaaaacctgccaccatccctatggtgaagcatggtagtggcagcatcatgctgtggggatgtttttcaggggcagggactgggagactagtcagcatcgaggcaaagtacagagtgatccttgatgaaaaactgctgcagagtgcttaggacctcagactggggtggaggttcaccttccaacaggacaatgaacctaagtacacagccatgacaatgcaggagtggcttcgggagtcTCTGAATGGACTTGAACccggtcgaacatctctggagagacctgaaaatagccatGCAGCAATCCTCCCCCATgtaacatgacagagcttgagaagatctacagagaagaatcgACGAAActccccaaaatacaggtgtgccaggcttgtagcaTCTCCCAAGAGtcgatgctgtaattgctgccaaaggtgcttcaacaaagtagggtaaagggtctgaatacttatgtaaatgtcatatttccattccaggtgatgctggttgagagaacgccaagagtgtgcaaagctgtcatcagggcaaaaggtggctactttgaggattctcaaatataaaatacattgatttgtttaacacttttttggttactacatgattccatatgtgttatttcgtagttttgatgtcttcactattattctacaatgtagaaaacattaaaaataaagaaatattctggaatgagtaggtgtgtccaaacgtttgactggtgctGCATATATCTATCATGGCAGCCTACAATTCTGGTAGTGGGTAATGTTCAATCTAATGATAGATGTCTATCTTATATTTGTTTACAGTATAAATGCATGTGTCTTTAATGGTAAGTAAAATATTAAAAGAAGAGTGCCTGTCTAGCCGTTCTCAAAGATGTAAATACATTGAATACTGTATATCACAGACCCTCAGGATTTTGAATCATATGCAAACCAAACACATGCAAAAAGCCACTCTCCATAATTGTGTTTGTAATCTGGAGGTAGGGATCACAAACCTGGATACAGCCAGGCAGAGTTGACCATTTCAGGTgagtgtatttttttttaaagaatcagAATTAAAGAAAATGGGACTTGAATATTACCCACTACTATAATTATAGGATGCCATGATTTGTGGTTGATGGGGATATTTATACAATTTAACATCAGGTCAATGGTGAATATCATGATAATGCCCAGTATAGCTTATGATTTAGAAAGATATGGTTCCAAACACTGAGGTTTTGCCGTTTAAAGAGTGCACAGGGTAGCCTATTGGCTGCAAAGTGATGACTGAAAGATTGAAGTGTTTGTAAGATGTGAATGAGAAATATTATTCAATAGGGGCCCAATTCTGATTTAGGAAATTTCTTACGCACGCCTTTCCTACACGATTGTGGGTAGTtcgtattcagacttaccttaccttaatcgctgccaaaggtgcttcaacaaattactgagtaaaaggtctgaatacttatgtgaatgtgatgTTTAGATTTTTtccttctaaaaacctgtttttgctttgtcattatggggtattgtgtgtagattcatgagggaaaaaaaatacattttagtataaggctgcaacttaacaaaatatggaaaaagtcaaggggtctgaatactttccgaaggcactgtatcaactgaagggaactaacagtAAATTGGCAGTTGAATATGTGCTGTTATTAGGCATATTGACGGTTGATACTGCTAGTGGCTAATAACATGACAGAAATAGGAAACAGAGAAAGTTGGTATAGCCTATCAAACACTCGAGAGTGCCCACCCCTGCAAGTTAAAAGGCCATACAATTTATATTCTGCATAATGGTacagcatttcataaactttaCTGTGGGAAAGTTGATATGTTGACATGCTTCAGTTTGCGTCCATATTACATTTGTCTCCAGCGACTATAAGGTAAAATATATCTAAAACAAAATGTAATTTATATTACAATTCCCTTATCCAAACAAATtgctcatttacctagctcttatcaattacagtgcatggagaatggtgttatttccGTCTGAAACAATAAAGTAGATGCTTTTCCTACTTTGAACCGGTTGGTTCGGGAAGACCatattcatggtttcctcatgcataaaggtggtggaattattagggaattaagtcaaggtcagacaCACCTCCGCCACATTTTCATTTATTCGATCTCCCCCAAAacgaatagcaggtgaatagcacgctattctcatgcttaagtttGATGTCAGAATATGcacagagagaaaagtgcataaaaggGGAATTACGTTCCATTTATGCACGCTTAAAACTCGGGTCGGATTCAGCACCCCTGAACAATAGAAGGAATTGCAGAGCCGTTAAAAAGCAAGTTGCAGCCAAGTAAAACGTATTTCATTTTTGACACAAGTTGGCATTGAGTTGCAGATAGAGCCAGATAAAGTTAGGAAAAAGTAACAGTCCATTGTTGTTGCTTGTTGTTCATGTTCTTCCTCCTCAGTCGAGCGGCTGGCCAGTCACCATGGCAACAAACGTGATAATCAACAACAACCAACAGTCTCAGCCTCCTCAGCCCTAGACACCAGCTATAATAGCCACCCACTCTAACCAGTGGAGCACTGGCATCTGTGGCTGCTTCGACGACTTACAAGTCTGTGAGTCTGTCGGTCAGAGTTCAGTTTACATCTGTATTTCAGAATGTCTTATTAAAACATGGCATATTTTGAGACATCAACCTCTTGATACAACCACTCTTTATATTCCATGCATACAAAATAACTTCATAAAAACACAGCGCTACACGCTACTAATCACGGTGAGTTAGATACGTCTCCTATCAGTGCTAGCAGATCTTTTCTCTGCCCTGCACTCTGCAGTCTCACCCCA from Oncorhynchus tshawytscha isolate Ot180627B linkage group LG15, Otsh_v2.0, whole genome shotgun sequence includes the following:
- the LOC112214664 gene encoding cornifelin homolog B translates to MSKKMVIQQPNHFVQAVTSNQWSSEICDCTQDMSSCCFAFWCFPCFACITAKEAGECLCLPLLDGYSLIPPATMSMRVGMRQRYGIEGTMCNDCVYSFFCLPCTWCQMSREMKTRLQPITLINTHTR